TGCAGCCCGGGCCCCCGTTGAGCCAAAGCACCACTGGGCTGCTCTCTGGATCTTTCTGGGACTCCACAAACCTGGGAAAGGTCGGACAGAGCTGGTGCAGGTGGAGGGGCCCCCTCCTGCCCTTCCCGCTTCCAGGAGCCCTCAGTCATCTCCAGAACTCCCCGGTGGGACCCTCATCCCGCCTGGTGGGCTTTGCAAGCCGCCCTCCCACCCGCCCTGGGAGGGAGGACTCCGGACCAGTAGTGCAAGTGCTTGGAGTCCGAGGCTCTGAGGTAGCCGGAGTACTGGCGGAAAGACGGCTGCTTGGCCAGTCCGGGGAGGCACTGAATCTGGTCCTGGTCGGGGGCTGCCTGGCCTCGGGATGCCCAGGACACCAGCGACAGCAGGAACAGCGGCGGCAGCGCGGCTCCGACCATCTGCGGGAGGAAGCGCCGGGTGCCTGCTGTTTACTAGCTGGCTCGCTGCTCGGCGCCAGGATGCAGCCGTCCCTGGGGAGGAGCTGGAGCGCATCGGCCAGAGGAGGCCCGGGCCGGGCCCCAGCTCCCACCGCCGAGCATCTCCGCCGCCCACCGACCCGGGCTGGCCCGGGGTCCCCTCACCTCTGCTTCCCCGCGTCCTTGCTCCCCGAGAGGCGCCGGAGACTGGAAGTCATGTGTACTCTGAGTCACGTGAGAGCTGGCGTCACGTGTCGGCCTTCCTCAGGTCCCCTTTTTGGTCTCTTAGGGCCCCAAGGGAGGGAGCGGTCAATTGTCGGGTCAAGGTCCGCGGGCCTCGCAGGTCACAGTCCGGGCGCCTGCAGTCAGATGATCCGGGTGTGGACCGCCCGGTTTCCCAACCCCTGGGGATCACGGTTCTAGGCGGGATGCCTGAGCAAGCGGCGCTAGGACCCCCGAGTGGCGCCTCTGGGAGGGGAGTCAGGGGGAAATGCCTTACATGGTTCCCCGGCTGTCACCATCTCAGCCTGCGGCCCAAAATAGCCCCGGGCGCCGTCTGTCCCGCCTGGTGGCCGGGAGATGGCTGCTGCTTCCGACCCTGTGGAGTTGGGTGCCTCCTGGGGCCCCGCGCGCCCTGAGCCCCTTCCCACCCGCTTCCACCGGGTGCATGGCGCTAACATCCGCGTGGACCCCTCGGGGACGCGGGCCACCCGCGTGGAGAGCTTCGCCCATGGTGTGTGCTTCAGTCACGAGCCACTGGCCCCGGGCCAGGTATTCCTGGTGGAGATCGAGGAGAAGGAGCTGGGCTGGTGCGGCCATCTGCGCCTCGGCCTGACTGCGCTGGACCCCGCCGGTCTGGCCGCTGTGCCGGAATTTTCGCTGCCGGACCTGGTCAACCTCGGCCACACCTGGGTCTTCGCCATCACGCGCCACCACAACCGCGTGCCCCGGAACGGCCAACAGGCGGCAGAGGCAGCGGCCCCCAGCCGACCCCAGGCCCTGCTGGTGGAGCCATATCTGTGCATTGAGCAGTTCCGAATCCCCCGGGACCGCCTTGTGGGCCGCAGCCGGCCGGGGCTCTACAGCCACCTCTTGGACCAGCTCTATGAGCTGAACGTGTTGCCTCCGACCGCGCGCCGTAGCCGCCTGGGCGTTCTCTTCTGCCCGCACCCGGATGGCACCGCAGACATGCACATCGTCATCAACGGGGAGGACATGGGCCCTAGCGCCCGGGGGCTGCCCGCTGCCCAGCCCCTCTATGCAGTGGTGGACGTGTTTGCCTCCACCAAGAGTGTGCGTCTGGTTCAACTCGAGTATGGCTGTAGGTATCCCACCCCCAGGCAGCGACCCCTCCTGGCCCCGTGTGGGGACAGACGCCTGCTAGAACTCCCTAGCCAGTTTCCAGACTTTGGTCTGTTCAGCATTAGTTTAGAAGTGGGAGACCTGGAGCGGTGATGTCTATAATCTCCACtctggagtttgaggcaggagtatcacaagttcaagtccagcctgtctctaaataagtaaataaataaaagggctggagatgtagttcagtggtaaactccctgagttcaattcccagtaccgcaaaacagcaacaacaacatcAGGGAGAACTTGACTCGGAATGGCACCTCTGCTTGTAGTTTTGCACCAGTCACTCCTTGGCCGTCCCAGCTGATTGATGCGTGCAGGTCCTTTTAGTGTTTACAATGTTTTCAATATGAACCTAGAACAAGATGCTGAGAGATTTAGGCCTATCAGTTTAGAAGCATCATAGACCTCAAATTGGGAGCTTTTAAATTCTGAGATCCAGTTCCAGTTCATTGCAGCCCTATCAAACTTTTATTTACATCCCTGATCCCATCTCATGGATTAAGGGAACTGGAACCTGCCCTGAGAGCTGTGGCTGTACGGGTAGTCGACTGCCCACAAAGCTGCTAATGGAAGTGGGAAGAGCTTGTGCAGTCTTATAATAGAAGCAGAGTTACAGCATTGTAAGTCTTCAGGAAGtggtttacttatttacttattattttttggtactggggattgaacccaggggtgcttaagcaccgagccacatccccagcccattttatgtttattttgagacagggtcttgctaaattgctgaggctggcttcaaacttgtaatcctcctgcctcagcctcccaagtcactgggattacaggcgcttGGTCACCGTACCTGGCAGGAAATGGCGTTTATTTCAGCCACATGAGCAGCTCTGTGAAGCAGGCTGAACCTGAGAGTGAAGGGAGTTGCCCAAGTTGGCAAAAGGAGAACCAACTAAAACCTAGGTCTTCTGGGTCTAGCCTCAGACCCTACCCTTCAGTTTCATTTGCCTTTGACAGCCTTCTTTCCACAGTGCCATCACTGCAGACTCTGTGCCGCCTAGTGATCCAGCGGAGTGTGGTGCACCGGTTGGCCATTGATGGACTCCATTTGCCCAAAGGGCTTAAGGATTTCTGCAAGTATGAGTGAAGATCTACAGCCACCCAGAGGACCCACAGGAGCACATCCTGAACCCCAGACCTGTGGCTGGTCTGAAGCTGGCCACACTGCTGCCAATCAGGGCCAGAAATAAACAACTGATGCTAACATTCTGATCATTGGAGGGTCTCCTTGCCCCTGCAGCCTGTAAGAGGCACTTCTAGAATCACTGCAAATCAAGTCACAGCAAGAGAGCACACCATCTAGACAAGGGGTTCCTAGGCTGATCACTTGTTTGAGTTAACTGGGATACTTAAGGAGGGCTGATGTTCCAGACTctctggaaatttttctttgatcCAGGGATTAGGTCTGGCCACTGTTTTTTATAAAAACTCTCTTGGAGGTATAATGGATAGCCAGTGTTGAGAAACATCTCCCTAGAACAGATTTCAATTTCGGTGCATATTATAATTGCTTgagggggctgaggttgtggctcggtggtagtgcttgcctagcatgtgc
The Sciurus carolinensis chromosome 2, mSciCar1.2, whole genome shotgun sequence DNA segment above includes these coding regions:
- the Neurl2 gene encoding neuralized-like protein 2 isoform X2, whose protein sequence is MAAASDPVELGASWGPARPEPLPTRFHRVHGANIRVDPSGTRATRVESFAHGVCFSHEPLAPGQVFLVEIEEKELGWCGHLRLGLTALDPAGLAAVPEFSLPDLVNLGHTWVFAITRHHNRVPRNGQQAAEAAAPSRPQALLVEPYLCIEQFRIPRDRLVGRSRPGLYSHLLDQLYELNVLPPTARRSRLGVLFCPHPDGTADMHIVINGEDMGPSARGLPAAQPLYAVVDVFASTKSVRLVQLEYGSFFPQCHHCRLCAA
- the Neurl2 gene encoding neuralized-like protein 2 isoform X1, whose amino-acid sequence is MAAASDPVELGASWGPARPEPLPTRFHRVHGANIRVDPSGTRATRVESFAHGVCFSHEPLAPGQVFLVEIEEKELGWCGHLRLGLTALDPAGLAAVPEFSLPDLVNLGHTWVFAITRHHNRVPRNGQQAAEAAAPSRPQALLVEPYLCIEQFRIPRDRLVGRSRPGLYSHLLDQLYELNVLPPTARRSRLGVLFCPHPDGTADMHIVINGEDMGPSARGLPAAQPLYAVVDVFASTKSVRLVQLEYGLPSLQTLCRLVIQRSVVHRLAIDGLHLPKGLKDFCKYE